From one Flavobacterium kingsejongi genomic stretch:
- a CDS encoding sigma-70 family RNA polymerase sigma factor codes for MRQLKITKQVTNRETASLDKYLQEIGKVDLITADEEVELAQKIKAGDQKALEKLTKANLRFVVSVAKQYQNQGLTLPDLINEGNLGLIKAAQRFDETRGFKFISYAVWWIRQSILQALAEQSRIVRLPLNKIGSINKINKMYALLEQSNERPPSAEEIAKELDMTVNDVKESMKNSGRHLSMDAPLVEGEDSNLYDVLRSGESPNPDRELIHESLRTEIERALETLTPREADVVRLYFGLGDQHPMTLEEIGETFDLTRERVRQIKEKAIRRLKHTSRSKILKTYLG; via the coding sequence ATGAGACAACTTAAAATTACCAAGCAGGTAACGAACCGTGAAACTGCTTCCTTAGACAAATACCTACAAGAAATTGGAAAAGTTGACCTTATTACCGCTGACGAAGAGGTAGAATTAGCACAGAAAATCAAAGCCGGAGATCAAAAAGCCTTGGAGAAATTAACCAAAGCTAACCTTCGTTTTGTCGTTTCTGTAGCGAAACAATACCAGAATCAGGGTTTAACGTTACCCGATTTGATCAATGAAGGAAATTTAGGTTTGATCAAAGCTGCACAGCGTTTTGATGAAACCCGTGGTTTTAAATTCATTTCGTATGCGGTATGGTGGATTCGTCAATCGATTCTTCAGGCTTTGGCCGAACAATCCCGTATTGTACGTCTTCCATTGAACAAAATCGGCTCTATCAATAAGATCAACAAAATGTATGCGTTATTAGAGCAATCTAATGAGCGTCCACCTTCTGCTGAGGAAATTGCAAAAGAGCTTGACATGACCGTGAATGATGTTAAGGAGAGTATGAAAAACTCAGGCCGTCACCTTTCTATGGATGCGCCTTTGGTAGAAGGAGAAGATTCAAACCTCTATGACGTTTTACGTTCCGGGGAATCACCAAATCCTGACCGCGAGCTGATTCATGAATCACTACGTACCGAGATTGAGCGTGCATTGGAAACATTGACACCTCGTGAAGCGGATGTAGTACGCCTGTATTTTGGACTGGGAGACCAGCATCCAATGACACTTGAAGAAATTGGTGAAACTTTTGACCTTACCCGGGAGCGTGTGCGCCAGATTAAGGAAAAGGCGATCCGAAGACTGAAACACACGTCCAGAAGTAAAATCCTAAAAACCTATTTAGGATAA
- the rpe gene encoding ribulose-phosphate 3-epimerase, with amino-acid sequence MKNTLIAPSVLAADFGNLQRDLEMINNSEADWFHIDIMDGVFVPNISYGMPVLETIQKHAKKTIDVHLMIIDPDRYIKTFAALGANVLSVHYEACTHLHRTLQAIRAEGMKSGVALNPHTPVNVLEDIINDVDVVCLMSVNPGFGGQSFIENTYKKVRQLKEIITRNKAKTLIEVDGGVTDKNAKELAEAGADVLVAGSYVFKAENQLETIAGLKRITSW; translated from the coding sequence ATGAAAAATACTTTAATTGCTCCTTCTGTTCTTGCAGCCGATTTTGGTAACCTGCAACGCGATCTTGAAATGATCAACAACAGCGAGGCCGACTGGTTCCATATCGACATTATGGATGGCGTATTTGTACCCAATATATCCTACGGTATGCCCGTATTGGAAACCATACAAAAACACGCTAAAAAAACAATTGACGTACACCTGATGATCATTGATCCGGATCGTTACATCAAAACATTTGCTGCCCTGGGCGCCAATGTCCTTAGCGTGCATTATGAAGCCTGTACCCACCTGCACAGAACCCTGCAAGCCATCAGGGCTGAAGGCATGAAAAGTGGCGTGGCCCTTAACCCCCACACGCCTGTCAATGTACTCGAAGACATCATCAACGATGTAGACGTCGTTTGCCTGATGAGTGTTAACCCTGGTTTTGGCGGACAGTCTTTTATTGAAAATACGTATAAAAAAGTACGTCAACTCAAGGAAATCATCACTCGTAACAAGGCAAAAACCCTGATTGAAGTTGATGGTGGAGTGACCGATAAAAACGCAAAAGAATTAGCAGAAGCCGGAGCGGATGTCCTGGTTGCCGGCAGTTATGTTTTTAAAGCCGAAAACCAATTGGAAACCATCGCAGGTTTAAAAAGAATTACCAGCTGGTAA
- a CDS encoding TonB-dependent receptor → MNKYILFLVLFPVAVFGQQVTLSGKIADTAKKPVAFTEVALLQPSDSLVVKVVTATEEGTFVLDEIPAGAYLLRVTTIGYDDYYEQIDLQQSLVLPVIVLKQQAEMLDNVEINSKRPIVKRKIDRLEFTVANSILSSSNAWEILKKTPGVIAGGTGAIAVRGSTSILVTINDKKVYLSGEELKQFLENTSGEDIQSVEVITNPPAKYEAQGSAVLNIKMKKNNMRGYKGTASAAYVQSMYPKGIVATSHYYKGEKLSVSGNYSFGSGTYYRQGEDVVYYLNAEGQPDSEWKSIMNRKNKALAQNNYRLNLTYEIDSLNTVSLGGNGFVSQNNHGNYNVPTVIYNGSQQIDSMFVTRNSRYNPQRNNSFNASYEHVFAPKEKININSDYTRYNRSENQDIRSDFSLPDSAPYRTTRFLSDNTNKIRLFSVQADYSREKEGIFEAGVKFGTVKANSSLDYRDDIDGALVLNPQRTNRFLYDESIFAGYGSYSREWGKWSFKAGLRGEYTQLEGNSETNNETNTQHYFKLFPTLYGMYKISEGNDLGISYGKRISRPQYSWLNPFRSYYNSYSYFTGDPKLQPAIIHNISMLYTLKSKYNFDLYYRNEKNPSMEISYQDYATNTVVYHYTNIDKNSAYGLDFNTNLELFAWWDSGIQGSVSYQKDQFQGIDGGLYTNARWTYNGSVNNRFTLNKAAGLTAEVNFYYASPAVQGTFTISSTSSLGASLRKVVLKGKGEFSMILSDLYRGEKQKVTTNYANQYNYFYDYSDTRSIRLAFKYNFGNQTLKGQQNKGKTEEQQRL, encoded by the coding sequence ATGAATAAATATATCCTTTTTTTAGTACTCTTTCCCGTTGCTGTTTTTGGGCAACAAGTAACCCTTTCGGGAAAGATAGCCGATACGGCAAAAAAGCCTGTAGCCTTTACCGAAGTTGCCTTATTGCAGCCTTCTGATTCCCTGGTGGTAAAAGTGGTTACCGCTACCGAAGAGGGTACATTCGTCCTGGACGAAATTCCTGCCGGAGCCTACCTGTTGCGTGTGACTACGATCGGTTATGATGATTATTATGAACAAATTGACTTACAGCAATCCCTCGTATTACCGGTGATTGTACTCAAACAACAGGCAGAAATGCTGGATAACGTAGAGATCAATTCCAAACGGCCTATCGTAAAGCGCAAAATCGACCGCCTTGAATTTACGGTTGCCAATAGTATCCTTTCGTCCAGCAATGCCTGGGAGATCCTAAAGAAAACCCCGGGAGTTATAGCGGGAGGCACTGGGGCTATTGCTGTCCGGGGGAGTACGAGCATACTGGTAACGATCAATGATAAAAAAGTATACCTGAGCGGAGAAGAACTGAAGCAGTTCCTGGAAAACACGAGTGGGGAAGACATACAGTCCGTAGAAGTGATTACCAATCCGCCTGCAAAATATGAAGCGCAGGGTAGTGCAGTCCTGAATATCAAAATGAAGAAAAACAATATGCGGGGGTATAAAGGAACCGCCAGTGCCGCCTATGTACAGTCCATGTATCCTAAAGGCATTGTGGCTACCAGCCACTATTACAAAGGGGAGAAGTTATCCGTTTCCGGGAATTACAGTTTTGGTAGTGGTACCTATTACCGCCAGGGGGAAGATGTGGTCTATTACCTGAATGCCGAAGGGCAGCCGGATTCCGAGTGGAAAAGTATTATGAACCGTAAAAACAAAGCCCTGGCACAAAACAATTACCGGCTCAATCTTACCTATGAGATTGACAGCCTGAATACGGTGAGCCTGGGCGGAAATGGATTCGTAAGCCAGAATAATCACGGGAATTACAATGTCCCTACGGTAATTTACAATGGCAGCCAGCAAATAGACTCCATGTTTGTTACCCGCAACAGCCGGTATAATCCCCAGCGCAACAATTCTTTTAATGCCTCTTACGAGCATGTGTTCGCACCAAAGGAAAAAATAAACATCAACTCCGATTATACCCGTTACAACCGCAGTGAAAACCAGGACATCCGTTCCGATTTTTCATTACCCGATAGCGCGCCTTACCGTACGACGCGTTTCCTAAGTGACAATACCAATAAAATAAGGTTGTTTTCGGTGCAGGCAGACTACAGTCGGGAAAAGGAAGGGATCTTCGAGGCTGGAGTAAAATTTGGAACTGTCAAAGCGAATAGCAGCCTGGACTACCGGGATGATATCGATGGGGCATTAGTCCTGAATCCGCAACGGACGAACCGTTTTTTATATGATGAATCTATTTTTGCCGGTTATGGAAGTTACAGCCGCGAATGGGGTAAGTGGAGTTTTAAAGCCGGCCTTCGCGGTGAATACACCCAATTGGAAGGTAATTCGGAAACCAATAATGAAACCAATACCCAGCATTATTTTAAATTGTTCCCAACATTGTATGGTATGTATAAGATATCCGAAGGCAATGATTTAGGGATTTCCTACGGAAAAAGGATCAGCAGGCCACAATACAGCTGGCTGAACCCCTTCCGGTCCTATTATAATTCTTATTCCTACTTTACCGGGGATCCGAAATTACAACCGGCGATAATCCACAACATCAGTATGCTGTACACGCTTAAGAGTAAGTACAATTTTGACCTCTATTACCGGAATGAAAAAAATCCATCCATGGAAATTTCATACCAGGATTATGCGACCAATACTGTCGTCTATCATTATACTAACATTGATAAAAATAGCGCCTACGGATTGGATTTTAATACGAATCTGGAATTGTTTGCCTGGTGGGATTCGGGAATCCAGGGAAGCGTTAGCTATCAGAAAGACCAGTTCCAGGGTATTGATGGCGGATTGTATACCAATGCGCGATGGACTTATAACGGGAGTGTCAACAACCGGTTCACACTGAATAAAGCGGCAGGCCTTACGGCTGAGGTAAACTTCTACTATGCTTCCCCGGCAGTACAGGGCACCTTTACCATAAGCAGTACGTCAAGCCTTGGTGCGAGCCTGCGCAAAGTGGTGTTGAAAGGAAAAGGAGAGTTCTCGATGATCCTGTCGGATCTCTATAGGGGAGAGAAGCAAAAGGTGACGACGAATTATGCCAATCAGTACAATTATTTCTACGATTATAGCGATACGCGCAGTATCCGGTTGGCGTTCAAATATAATTTTGGGAACCAGACCTTAAAAGGGCAACAGAATAAAGGGAAGACTGAGGAGCAGCAAAGACTTTAA
- a CDS encoding sensor histidine kinase: MKKKILALSIGCIITVAALATIQGYFIYNTYKLKEKEANTVVKEQLQELENTEEWDSILEISESASERFIEAYKKNKTTKADYIRLIEKNRDTLSQLMAAYIEKNKTEKKYAIDYSIYMVSATVRQDGKMDTLLNGKVLLLGGAGKEKDEIYSGQGRWETAFTTRDDTLKGIKKHYNIEIKTKRYYSIEDWEKKIINQMAGLLVFSIVLVLIVICLFYMSIKSLISQKKIADIKTDFINNITHEFQTPLATMDIAIKTVTRKKSEMSKTDFEHTLSLIERQNERLQKLFRQVAEVSVTRTPSATAESLITDENSLKQIIEDFQFSRPDIQINYTPVPPVPELPIELFHLSTMVINLLDNAVKYGATQINVGIHTSGPAFHITVQDNGIGINKKEQSAIFDKFYRVEKGNIHMTKGLGLGLFYIHQIATSYHGTVTVSSEESKGALFTLSIPLP; the protein is encoded by the coding sequence ATGAAGAAGAAAATTTTAGCCTTAAGCATCGGATGCATTATCACTGTAGCGGCACTGGCCACTATACAGGGGTACTTTATCTATAATACCTATAAGCTAAAAGAAAAAGAAGCCAATACTGTCGTCAAAGAACAGCTGCAGGAATTGGAGAACACGGAAGAATGGGATTCTATCCTGGAGATTTCCGAATCGGCTTCAGAGCGTTTTATAGAAGCCTATAAGAAAAATAAGACTACCAAAGCAGATTATATACGCCTGATTGAAAAGAATCGGGATACGTTATCCCAACTCATGGCAGCCTATATCGAAAAGAATAAAACCGAAAAGAAATATGCAATAGATTATTCTATCTATATGGTTTCGGCCACTGTACGGCAGGATGGAAAAATGGACACCCTCCTGAACGGAAAAGTATTGCTGCTGGGCGGCGCGGGAAAGGAAAAAGATGAAATCTATTCCGGTCAAGGCCGGTGGGAAACGGCTTTTACAACTCGTGACGATACGCTCAAGGGTATAAAAAAACATTATAATATTGAAATAAAAACCAAACGCTATTACAGTATTGAAGACTGGGAGAAAAAGATCATCAACCAAATGGCAGGATTGCTTGTCTTTTCGATAGTGTTGGTACTCATTGTCATTTGCCTGTTCTATATGTCGATTAAAAGCCTGATTTCCCAGAAGAAAATTGCCGACATCAAAACGGACTTCATCAATAACATCACCCATGAATTCCAGACACCACTGGCTACCATGGATATTGCGATAAAAACAGTAACCCGAAAAAAGAGCGAAATGTCCAAAACCGATTTTGAGCATACGCTTTCACTGATCGAGCGCCAGAATGAACGCCTCCAGAAGTTGTTCCGCCAGGTAGCAGAGGTATCGGTAACCCGAACCCCATCGGCAACAGCAGAGAGCCTCATTACAGATGAAAACAGCCTAAAACAGATTATCGAGGACTTTCAGTTTTCCCGTCCCGATATCCAGATTAACTATACTCCTGTTCCCCCTGTACCGGAACTTCCTATTGAGTTATTCCACCTGAGCACGATGGTGATCAACCTGCTGGACAATGCGGTAAAATATGGGGCTACACAAATTAATGTTGGTATCCATACGTCCGGTCCTGCTTTTCACATTACGGTACAGGATAATGGGATTGGCATTAACAAAAAGGAGCAATCGGCTATATTTGATAAATTCTACCGGGTCGAAAAAGGAAACATCCACATGACGAAAGGCCTCGGGCTGGGCTTATTTTACATCCACCAGATTGCCACTTCCTACCACGGAACGGTCACTGTAAGCAGTGAAGAAAGCAAAGGTGCTTTATTTACCCTCTCAATCCCATTACCATGA
- a CDS encoding response regulator transcription factor: protein MKHILLAEDDFDYASVLKQYLQISGFQVSWAKDGREALSMFGTAHPDICVFDVMMPHLDGFTLAEKIIAENPDTPIIFLTAKGMKEDKIKGLKLGADDYVVKPFEVDELILRITNILKRSQKTTPVKDIESPMPIGSYLFNPANHTLVHEKITHRITDKEVQLIRYLYANKNQLVKRDEILREIWGSDDFFSGRSMDVFISRLRKYFNEDPTISIPSVRGIGFEFNINH from the coding sequence ATGAAACACATACTTTTAGCCGAAGATGATTTTGACTATGCCTCTGTACTGAAGCAATACCTCCAGATCTCGGGATTCCAGGTAAGCTGGGCGAAGGATGGACGCGAAGCGCTTTCGATGTTTGGCACTGCCCATCCGGATATTTGCGTCTTTGATGTGATGATGCCCCATTTGGATGGTTTTACCCTGGCGGAGAAGATCATTGCCGAAAATCCGGATACGCCTATCATTTTCCTAACCGCCAAAGGGATGAAGGAAGACAAGATAAAAGGGCTAAAGCTGGGTGCCGATGATTATGTGGTCAAGCCTTTTGAAGTCGACGAGCTGATTTTACGGATTACGAATATCCTGAAACGCAGCCAGAAGACTACTCCTGTGAAGGATATCGAAAGCCCGATGCCCATTGGCAGTTATCTGTTCAATCCGGCCAATCACACGCTCGTACACGAAAAAATAACCCACCGGATTACAGACAAAGAAGTGCAATTGATCCGATACCTGTATGCCAATAAAAATCAACTGGTAAAACGGGATGAGATCCTGCGCGAAATATGGGGCAGCGATGATTTCTTTTCCGGACGCAGCATGGATGTTTTTATCAGCCGCTTGCGGAAATATTTTAATGAAGACCCTACGATTTCCATTCCCAGTGTCAGGGGGATTGGTTTTGAATTTAATATTAATCACTAA